In Janthinobacterium sp. J1-1, a single genomic region encodes these proteins:
- a CDS encoding AraC family transcriptional regulator: MKFQSSDMQVELLPGKAYSVRNALGEYSLGIALQRQQGVHAIGTDRRADFDTWPGTLAHTPPGVDVFSESETGGEYLIVRWASTAELDVHEFDKAANRRHQWTGHAAALRRARHLRRLLLASERDELAVEQAMLALVNVERKKTTTLDQQLRAKYGRVLDRIASEFDQALTIVQLAASVDRTPLAFLREFTRMTGMTPHAYIVETRVQAARASMRRDKAPLAIIAADCGFTHQSHMGVAFRKVLGQTPGRYRAML; the protein is encoded by the coding sequence ATGAAATTTCAATCTTCTGACATGCAGGTGGAGCTGTTGCCGGGAAAGGCCTACAGCGTCCGCAACGCTCTTGGTGAATACTCGCTGGGAATCGCACTGCAACGACAACAAGGCGTGCATGCCATCGGCACTGACCGCAGGGCCGATTTTGATACCTGGCCAGGCACATTGGCCCATACACCGCCAGGCGTCGATGTTTTTTCGGAATCGGAAACGGGTGGCGAGTACCTGATCGTGCGCTGGGCATCCACTGCCGAATTGGATGTCCATGAGTTCGATAAGGCCGCAAATCGGCGCCACCAATGGACAGGCCATGCCGCGGCGCTGCGCCGTGCCCGTCATCTGCGGCGATTGCTGCTCGCTTCGGAACGTGATGAGCTTGCGGTGGAACAGGCAATGCTGGCACTCGTCAATGTGGAGCGCAAAAAAACGACCACGCTTGATCAGCAACTGCGCGCAAAATACGGGCGCGTGCTGGACCGGATCGCAAGCGAGTTCGATCAAGCACTGACCATCGTGCAACTGGCGGCGTCCGTGGACCGGACACCGCTGGCTTTTTTAAGAGAATTTACCAGGATGACAGGGATGACCCCGCACGCCTACATCGTCGAGACGCGCGTGCAGGCAGCGCGCGCCAGCATGCGGCGTGACAAGGCGCCGCTGGCCATCATCGCCGCCGATTGCGGATTTACCCATCAGTCGCACATGGGTGTCGCTTTCCGCAAGGTGCTGGGGCAGACGCCGGGGCGCTACCGCGCAATGCTGTAG
- a CDS encoding PepSY-associated TM helix domain-containing protein translates to MSTRLEKAVKSPQSGGLRQAMAWLHTWSGLWISWLLFAIFLTGTLSVFEEPIGHWMQPEHALEEAAHASEPPPAKVTDRAQRLALALDFMAKSHPKADMWEIWPVQRPGQGLSAYWFQPQGGYGSADLDPLTGKEIQHGHAGVQRATQGGHHFVDFHYELHAGRIGVWIVGITTMIMLVALVSGVITHKRIFKDFFTFRPAKGQRSWLDAHNAVAVLTLPFQFMIAYTGLVFYADDYVPAPVVAQYGADHAKKSFLADWNDVGKPARTGQPLAIPDLEQFALRAEQAIGQEIRAVVLDNPNDASMRVCMYGWNEDSELLERISANTGRACYALATGLETAVRQPGGSDTGGAALTRNVMSNLHMVGFGGIPMRWLYFLCGLAGTAMMGTGAVLFLVKRRQKSLGEFGAATPRVYRLVACLNIAAIAGLAIACIGFLWANRLIPVGLEQRAGWEVKAFFGVWLLTLLHACLRQEKRAWIEQLGVLAALCLLLPVLNVLSTGDNLAAQLARGDLESAGVELCAIAFGLLAAWGAWKVATRKEKPAATARKNLPASANTSTTMENNA, encoded by the coding sequence ATGAGTACCAGGCTGGAAAAAGCCGTCAAGTCGCCGCAGTCGGGCGGCTTGCGCCAGGCCATGGCCTGGCTGCATACCTGGAGCGGCCTGTGGATTTCGTGGCTGCTGTTCGCCATCTTCCTGACCGGCACCCTGTCGGTGTTCGAGGAACCGATCGGCCACTGGATGCAGCCAGAGCACGCTTTGGAAGAAGCGGCGCACGCCAGCGAGCCGCCGCCGGCCAAGGTGACCGACCGCGCGCAGCGCCTGGCGCTGGCGCTCGACTTCATGGCCAAGAGCCATCCGAAGGCCGACATGTGGGAAATCTGGCCGGTGCAGCGCCCCGGGCAGGGCCTGTCGGCCTACTGGTTCCAGCCGCAGGGCGGCTATGGTTCGGCCGATCTCGATCCGTTGACGGGCAAGGAGATCCAGCATGGTCACGCGGGCGTGCAGCGCGCCACTCAGGGCGGCCACCATTTCGTCGATTTTCACTACGAGCTGCACGCTGGCCGCATCGGCGTGTGGATCGTCGGCATCACCACCATGATCATGCTGGTGGCGCTGGTCAGCGGCGTGATCACGCACAAGCGCATTTTCAAGGACTTCTTTACCTTCCGCCCGGCCAAGGGCCAGCGTTCCTGGCTCGACGCGCACAATGCGGTGGCGGTGCTGACCCTGCCGTTCCAGTTCATGATCGCCTATACGGGCCTGGTGTTTTATGCCGACGACTATGTGCCGGCGCCGGTGGTGGCGCAGTACGGCGCGGATCATGCCAAGAAATCGTTCCTGGCCGACTGGAACGATGTCGGCAAACCGGCGCGCACCGGCCAGCCGCTGGCCATACCAGACCTGGAGCAGTTCGCGCTGCGCGCCGAGCAGGCCATCGGCCAGGAAATCCGCGCCGTGGTGCTGGACAATCCGAACGACGCCTCCATGCGCGTGTGCATGTATGGCTGGAACGAGGACAGCGAACTGCTCGAGCGCATCAGCGCCAATACGGGCCGCGCCTGTTATGCGCTGGCGACCGGCCTGGAAACCGCCGTGCGCCAGCCTGGTGGTTCGGACACGGGTGGTGCGGCGCTGACGCGCAATGTCATGTCCAACCTGCATATGGTGGGTTTTGGCGGCATCCCGATGCGCTGGCTGTATTTCCTGTGCGGCCTGGCCGGCACCGCCATGATGGGCACCGGCGCGGTCCTGTTCCTGGTCAAGCGGCGCCAGAAGTCGCTCGGCGAATTCGGCGCCGCCACGCCGCGCGTGTACCGCCTGGTGGCCTGCCTGAATATCGCCGCGATCGCCGGCCTGGCGATCGCCTGCATCGGCTTCCTGTGGGCGAATCGCCTGATCCCGGTCGGGCTGGAACAGCGCGCCGGCTGGGAAGTAAAAGCCTTTTTCGGCGTCTGGCTATTGACCCTGCTGCACGCCTGCCTGCGCCAGGAAAAACGCGCCTGGATCGAACAACTAGGCGTGCTGGCCGCTTTATGCCTGCTGCTGCCGGTACTCAATGTGCTGAGCACGGGCGACAATCTGGCGGCGCAGCTCGCGCGCGGCGACCTGGAAAGCGCCGGCGTGGAACTGTGCGCCATCGCCTTTGGCCTGCTTGCGGCCTGGGGCGCCTGGAAAGTCGCCACGCGCAAGGAAAAACCCGCTGCCACCGCCAGGAAAAACCTGCCGGCCAGTGCCAACACATCAACCACCATGGAGAACAACGCATGA
- a CDS encoding DUF3649 domain-containing protein has product MKPVHMLLLSRVLAAIFGGYALTSGVAVLLSAMLPLSRVEAVQTATLSAFAVYTCAVIWVFSVQDLRRAWLGMLLPAILCAGIGMLLSRGAA; this is encoded by the coding sequence ATGAAGCCGGTCCACATGCTGTTGTTGTCGCGCGTGCTGGCCGCCATCTTCGGCGGCTATGCCTTGACTTCCGGCGTGGCGGTGCTGCTGTCGGCCATGCTGCCCTTGTCGCGCGTGGAAGCCGTGCAGACGGCCACCCTGAGCGCCTTTGCCGTGTATACCTGCGCCGTGATCTGGGTGTTTTCGGTGCAGGACCTGCGGCGCGCCTGGCTCGGCATGCTGCTGCCGGCGATACTGTGCGCCGGCATCGGCATGCTGCTGTCGCGGGGTGCCGCATGA
- a CDS encoding MacB family efflux pump subunit, translated as MSGVDNTAPLIELHGIRKRYGGHDGAPAVEVLRGVTLSIGAGEFVAIVGASGSGKSTLMHLLGCLDRPSDGTYHFAGQDVASLNPDELAWLRREAFGFVFQGYHLIATESARENVEVPALYAGMPAAARHARSAALLQRLGLGERFDHRPNQLSGGQQQRVSIARALMNGGRIILADEPTGALDTTSGAEVMALLGELADAGHTIILITHDRKVAAQARRVIEIRDGELIEDSGAVAIPATAAALPPLDMSRAAHDTGASLGTELLDAARAAWRVLWINRFRTGLTLLGIVIGVASVIVMLAIGLGTRQQVMAQLGAFGSNLLYMASRGESSRIPGRSITLGDLEALKDVPGISHVLPNVTGNKVIRHGNIDVQTYVRGTGPALPQIQTWPVARGGFFTEQDEREMATVAVLGARLAEKLMPDVPNPVGQTILIGNVPFQVIGVMSSKGALTGEKDEDDVLLLPFSTAGIRVFGQREPTYTVLAAADVKRVTEVEAAVDAVLFERHRIRDYGISNAAASIAAEAKTQDNMTMMLSLIAAVSLVVGGIGVMNVMLMTVRERTREIGIRMATGARRRDILRQFLTEAVLVSVVGGVAGIVVGIAFAGLLLVWEVPVIFSLSAIGGAFACAVVTGLVFGFMPARKASGLDPVVALAGQ; from the coding sequence ATGAGCGGGGTTGACAACACTGCGCCTTTGATCGAGCTGCACGGCATCCGCAAGCGCTATGGCGGCCATGACGGCGCGCCGGCCGTCGAGGTGCTGCGCGGCGTCACCTTGTCCATCGGCGCCGGCGAATTCGTCGCCATCGTCGGCGCGTCCGGCTCCGGCAAGTCGACCCTGATGCACTTGCTCGGTTGTCTGGACCGCCCCAGCGACGGCACGTACCACTTTGCCGGCCAGGACGTGGCCAGTTTGAATCCCGACGAACTGGCCTGGCTGCGGCGCGAAGCGTTCGGCTTCGTGTTCCAGGGTTATCACCTGATCGCCACCGAATCGGCGCGCGAAAACGTCGAAGTGCCGGCCCTGTATGCGGGCATGCCGGCCGCCGCCCGCCACGCACGTTCCGCCGCGCTGCTGCAACGCCTGGGACTGGGCGAGCGGTTTGACCATCGCCCGAATCAATTGTCCGGCGGGCAGCAGCAGCGCGTGTCGATCGCGCGCGCGCTGATGAACGGCGGGCGCATTATCCTGGCCGATGAACCGACCGGCGCCCTGGATACCACCAGCGGCGCCGAAGTGATGGCTCTGCTGGGCGAGCTGGCCGACGCCGGCCACACCATCATCCTGATTACCCATGACCGCAAGGTGGCGGCCCAGGCGCGCCGCGTGATCGAGATCCGCGACGGCGAGCTTATCGAAGACTCGGGCGCGGTGGCCATTCCCGCCACGGCCGCCGCGCTGCCGCCGCTCGACATGTCGCGCGCCGCGCATGACACGGGGGCTTCGTTGGGCACCGAACTGCTGGACGCCGCGCGCGCCGCCTGGCGCGTCCTGTGGATCAACCGCTTCCGCACCGGGCTGACCCTGCTCGGCATCGTGATCGGTGTCGCCTCCGTGATCGTCATGCTGGCCATAGGCCTTGGCACGCGCCAGCAGGTGATGGCGCAGCTGGGCGCGTTCGGCTCCAACCTGCTGTACATGGCCTCGCGCGGCGAAAGCTCGCGCATCCCGGGGCGCAGCATCACCCTGGGCGACCTGGAAGCGTTGAAAGACGTGCCGGGCATTTCGCACGTGCTGCCGAATGTCACCGGCAACAAGGTGATTCGCCATGGCAATATCGACGTGCAGACCTATGTGCGCGGCACCGGGCCGGCGCTGCCGCAGATCCAGACCTGGCCGGTGGCCAGGGGCGGCTTCTTTACCGAGCAGGACGAGCGCGAGATGGCGACAGTCGCCGTGCTGGGCGCGCGCCTGGCTGAAAAGCTGATGCCGGACGTGCCCAATCCGGTCGGGCAGACCATCCTGATCGGCAACGTGCCGTTCCAGGTGATCGGCGTGATGAGTTCCAAGGGCGCGCTGACGGGCGAAAAAGACGAGGACGACGTGCTGCTGCTGCCGTTTTCCACGGCCGGCATCCGCGTCTTCGGCCAGCGCGAGCCGACGTATACCGTGCTGGCGGCGGCGGACGTGAAACGCGTGACGGAAGTCGAGGCGGCGGTCGACGCCGTGCTGTTCGAACGCCACCGCATCCGCGACTACGGCATCAGCAACGCGGCCGCCTCGATCGCGGCGGAAGCGAAAACGCAGGACAACATGACCATGATGCTCAGCCTGATCGCGGCCGTCTCGCTGGTGGTGGGCGGCATCGGCGTGATGAACGTGATGCTGATGACGGTGCGCGAGCGCACGCGCGAAATCGGCATCCGCATGGCCACCGGCGCGCGCCGGCGCGACATCCTGCGCCAGTTCCTGACCGAGGCGGTGCTGGTGTCGGTGGTGGGCGGCGTGGCCGGCATCGTGGTCGGCATCGCCTTCGCGGGGCTGCTGCTGGTGTGGGAAGTGCCGGTGATCTTTTCCCTCAGCGCCATCGGCGGCGCCTTTGCCTGCGCGGTGGTGACGGGTCTGGTGTTCGGCTTTATGCCGGCGCGCAAGGCGTCGGGGCTCGATCCGGTGGTGGCGCTGGCGGGGCAGTAA
- a CDS encoding sigma-70 family RNA polymerase sigma factor, translating into MPAAGSPLSYEYDEHDHSSSLQTARALYQQHHGWLQGWLRCKLGNVADAADLAQDTFTRILAGRDLGAIAQPRAYLTTVARGILINWYQRQALERAYLDAIALLPEATAPSCEEQHLILETLHQVDAMLDALPSLVRRAFLLSQLDGLTYDAIALRLNVSLATVKRYMKQAFLACLQLADD; encoded by the coding sequence ATGCCGGCTGCCGGCTCTCCCCTATCGTACGAGTACGACGAGCACGACCACTCCTCCTCCCTGCAAACCGCCCGCGCGCTGTACCAGCAGCACCATGGCTGGCTGCAGGGCTGGTTGCGCTGCAAGCTGGGGAATGTGGCGGATGCGGCCGACCTGGCGCAGGACACTTTCACCCGCATCCTGGCCGGGCGCGATCTCGGCGCCATCGCCCAGCCGCGCGCCTATCTGACGACGGTGGCGCGCGGCATATTGATCAACTGGTACCAGCGCCAGGCGCTGGAACGGGCCTACTTGGACGCCATCGCGCTGCTGCCCGAAGCGACGGCGCCGTCGTGCGAAGAGCAGCATCTGATCCTGGAAACGCTGCATCAGGTCGACGCCATGCTCGACGCCTTGCCGTCCCTGGTGCGGCGCGCCTTTCTGCTGTCGCAGCTCGATGGCCTGACCTATGACGCCATCGCCCTGCGCTTGAACGTGTCGCTGGCCACCGTCAAGCGCTATATGAAACAGGCTTTCCTGGCGTGTCTGCAGCTGGCCGATGACTAG
- a CDS encoding efflux RND transporter periplasmic adaptor subunit gives MHVSPKATPFHTSRRAAILGAVALLALLGAGALWATRGPATIFETTPVKRGSIEASVTAIGTLQPQTYVDVGAQVSGQITRLHVQPGTVVEKGQLLAEIDPSVQQATVDAGRAALAGLRAQLADQQAQHRLAGRQHVRQTQMAKFDSTPLAELELAEATLASAAAKIDHLKAQIDQTQASLKADEARLGYTRIYAPMAGSVVGLDAKEGQTLNATYQTPNILRIADLSAMTVWTEVSEADVRRVRAEMPVYFTTLGGDQRRWSGKVRQVLPAPPVPGGTSAGTALAPSTSKVILYTVLFDVDNADGELMPQMTAQVVFVTAAANNVLAVPLPALKPSSAEGAKSGEFTARVMGADGKVGEREVTVGVRNRLSAEVLKGLKEGELLVTGEQPAGNGPSRFQL, from the coding sequence ATGCACGTTTCACCCAAGGCGACACCGTTTCATACTTCCCGCCGCGCGGCCATTCTTGGCGCCGTGGCCCTGCTGGCGCTGCTTGGCGCCGGCGCCCTGTGGGCCACGCGTGGCCCGGCCACCATCTTCGAGACCACCCCCGTCAAGCGCGGCAGCATCGAGGCCAGCGTGACGGCCATCGGCACCCTGCAGCCGCAGACCTATGTCGACGTGGGCGCCCAGGTATCGGGCCAGATCACGCGCCTGCACGTGCAACCGGGCACGGTGGTGGAAAAAGGCCAGCTGCTGGCCGAGATCGACCCCAGCGTGCAGCAGGCCACCGTGGACGCGGGCCGCGCCGCGCTGGCCGGCCTGCGCGCGCAACTGGCGGATCAACAGGCGCAGCACCGCCTGGCCGGCCGGCAGCATGTGCGCCAGACGCAGATGGCCAAGTTCGATTCCACCCCGCTGGCCGAGCTGGAGCTGGCCGAAGCCACCTTGGCCTCGGCCGCCGCCAAGATCGACCACCTGAAGGCGCAGATAGACCAGACCCAGGCCAGCCTGAAGGCCGATGAGGCGCGCCTGGGCTATACCCGCATCTACGCGCCGATGGCCGGTAGCGTGGTGGGCCTGGACGCGAAAGAAGGGCAGACCCTGAACGCGACCTACCAGACGCCGAATATCCTGCGCATCGCGGACCTCTCCGCCATGACCGTATGGACCGAAGTGTCGGAGGCCGACGTGCGCCGCGTGCGCGCCGAGATGCCGGTGTATTTCACCACGCTCGGCGGCGACCAGCGGCGCTGGAGCGGCAAGGTGCGGCAGGTGCTGCCGGCGCCGCCGGTGCCGGGCGGCACCAGCGCCGGCACGGCCCTGGCGCCGTCGACCAGCAAGGTGATCCTGTATACCGTGCTGTTCGACGTCGACAACGCCGACGGCGAACTGATGCCGCAGATGACGGCGCAGGTGGTGTTCGTCACGGCGGCGGCCAATAATGTGCTGGCCGTGCCGCTGCCGGCCCTGAAACCGTCCAGCGCCGAAGGAGCGAAGAGCGGGGAGTTTACGGCGCGCGTGATGGGGGCGGACGGCAAGGTCGGCGAGCGCGAAGTGACGGTGGGCGTGCGCAACCGCCTCAGCGCCGAAGTGCTGAAAGGCCTGAAGGAAGGCGAACTGCTGGTGACGGGCGAGCAGCCGGCCGGCAATGGCCCGAGCAGGTTCCAGTTATGA
- a CDS encoding FecR domain-containing protein: MTSVGATAAIDPQVLEQAADWLMQLHAGDASVQQRRDCERWRLSSPEHARAWSRAEKLLGKLGGLPPELAMPALDRARSPARRAAMLKLAALLATVPGAWLLPDHSNWRGDYHTATGERREIVLADGSHVSLNTGTTLDVRFDAGERLLLLRGGEIAVRTAPDAQGRPFVVQTAQGRLEALGTVFSVRQDEGRTQLAVRESRVRVTPLAGDAARIVDAGQQVVFTQSAIGQPQMLDAAALAWRRGMLLADDVRLADFAQELARYRPGVIHCEPQVANVRISGAFPIADTDAALVMLVSTYPVLARTRLGGYWVTLAPPEK, from the coding sequence ATGACTAGCGTGGGAGCCACTGCAGCTATCGATCCGCAGGTGCTGGAACAGGCGGCCGACTGGCTGATGCAGCTGCATGCGGGCGACGCCAGCGTCCAGCAGCGGCGCGATTGCGAGCGCTGGCGCCTGAGCAGTCCTGAGCATGCGCGCGCCTGGAGCCGGGCGGAAAAGCTGCTGGGCAAACTGGGTGGCTTGCCGCCGGAACTGGCGATGCCGGCGCTGGACCGGGCCCGTTCGCCGGCGCGCCGCGCGGCCATGCTGAAACTGGCGGCGTTGCTGGCCACCGTGCCCGGCGCCTGGCTGCTGCCTGATCATTCAAACTGGCGCGGTGATTACCATACCGCCACCGGCGAGCGGCGCGAGATCGTGCTGGCCGATGGCAGCCATGTCAGTCTCAATACCGGCACCACGCTGGACGTGCGCTTCGATGCCGGCGAGCGATTGCTGCTGCTGCGCGGTGGTGAAATCGCCGTGCGCACGGCGCCCGATGCGCAAGGCCGTCCCTTTGTCGTGCAGACCGCGCAAGGCCGGCTGGAAGCGCTGGGCACGGTGTTTTCCGTGCGCCAGGACGAGGGGCGCACGCAGCTGGCGGTGCGGGAAAGCCGCGTGCGCGTCACGCCACTGGCCGGTGACGCCGCGCGCATCGTCGACGCGGGCCAGCAGGTGGTCTTCACGCAGAGCGCCATCGGCCAGCCGCAGATGCTGGACGCGGCTGCGCTGGCCTGGCGGCGCGGCATGCTGCTGGCCGATGATGTGCGCCTGGCCGACTTCGCGCAGGAGCTGGCGCGTTACCGCCCGGGCGTGATCCATTGCGAGCCGCAGGTGGCCAATGTGCGCATCTCGGGCGCGTTTCCGATTGCGGACACCGATGCGGCGCTGGTGATGCTGGTGTCGACGTATCCCGTGCTGGCGCGCACGCGTCTGGGCGGCTATTGGGTGACCCTGGCGCCGCCTGAAAAATAA
- a CDS encoding aspartate/glutamate racemase family protein: MNTLTHQQDQVLRIIGLIGGMSWESSAAYYKLINQEVRKRLGPLRSARVLMHSMDFGPVQQAQQDGRWDDAAAALEDAARSLHRGGADCIVLCTNTMHKVADRIAAAVPIPFLHIADPVGEAARQSNASVLGLLGTRYTMEQAFLRERLERQYGVKVLVPDETERAEVHQIIYEELCAGVIRDSSRKTCQSIIHSLARRGADAVILGCTEITLLIGQDDSQLPLLDTTALHARAAVNFALGEF; this comes from the coding sequence ATGAATACATTAACACATCAGCAAGACCAGGTTTTACGGATCATTGGACTGATAGGCGGCATGAGCTGGGAATCGAGCGCCGCCTATTACAAGCTGATCAATCAGGAAGTGCGCAAGCGGCTGGGACCACTACGCTCTGCCAGAGTGCTGATGCACAGCATGGACTTTGGTCCGGTCCAGCAGGCGCAGCAAGACGGACGCTGGGACGATGCGGCAGCTGCATTGGAAGACGCCGCGCGCAGCCTGCATCGGGGCGGGGCTGACTGCATCGTGCTGTGTACCAATACCATGCACAAGGTCGCAGATCGCATTGCTGCCGCAGTACCGATCCCCTTCCTGCATATTGCGGATCCGGTTGGCGAGGCTGCAAGGCAAAGCAATGCATCGGTGCTTGGCCTGCTCGGTACGCGCTACACGATGGAGCAAGCCTTTCTCCGCGAGCGCCTGGAACGTCAATATGGCGTAAAGGTGCTCGTGCCGGACGAGACAGAGCGTGCCGAGGTACACCAGATTATCTATGAAGAATTGTGCGCCGGGGTCATTCGGGACAGCTCACGCAAGACCTGTCAAAGCATCATCCATTCCCTGGCGCGCCGGGGTGCGGATGCCGTGATTCTGGGATGCACGGAGATCACGCTGTTGATCGGCCAGGATGACAGCCAACTTCCGCTGCTGGACACGACAGCGCTGCATGCCCGGGCAGCGGTCAATTTCGCCCTCGGCGAGTTTTAG
- a CDS encoding DUF3325 domain-containing protein: protein MINTILCALGLSYAGMASLSLAMDRHHGQVFGRDAAPSVRRALQLAGSLLLALAIWPCVAGWSASVGVVAWLGFLSAGALGVALLLPYAPTVLFRSSLLAAVAALAGLVTLLQ, encoded by the coding sequence ATGATCAATACCATCCTGTGCGCACTGGGCCTGTCGTATGCGGGCATGGCCAGCCTGTCGCTGGCGATGGACCGCCACCACGGCCAGGTGTTCGGCCGCGACGCGGCGCCTTCGGTGCGGCGCGCGCTGCAACTGGCCGGCAGCCTGCTGCTGGCGCTGGCCATCTGGCCTTGCGTGGCCGGCTGGAGCGCGTCGGTCGGCGTGGTCGCCTGGCTGGGCTTTTTATCGGCCGGCGCGCTGGGCGTGGCCCTGCTGCTGCCCTATGCCCCCACAGTGCTGTTTCGTAGTTCCCTGCTGGCAGCCGTCGCCGCGCTGGCAGGTCTGGTAACCCTGCTGCAGTAA